The following nucleotide sequence is from Chloracidobacterium validum.
CGCACCTGCGCGTCGGCATCGGCCAGCGCCTCACGTAAGACGGTTCGGCTTTCGGGATTGGGTGGCAGCCAACCCAGAACCCGCATGGCGTCCGCGCGCAGCCGGGGCTGCTTTGAGCGGGCGCGTTTCACGGCACTTTCCCGTGCCGTCTCGCCAAACGTGCCAATCGCGCGCGCCAGCCACCACCGGGCTGAAAAACGGTTTTCGCTGTCCAGTCGCCGCAAGAGCGCGTCAAGCGTTGGTTGATCCTGGTAAGCTGGCAGTAGCGCGGCCGCCAGGGCGCGCGCGCTGGGATCGGGCGCATCGAGCTGCCGGAGGAGTGCCTCGCGCGCCGCCTCTGGGGCTAGCTGCTGCAAGACCTCGTAGGCCCCATACCAACCGCGCGGCTCCCGCCGTTCAACCAGCCTCAGCAGCGCATCGGTTGGTGCGGCAGCCAACTTCAGGAGCGACTGCCGCGCATAAAACCGAACGAGTGCCGAGGCGTCCCGGAGCGCTAGGGCCAGCGCCGGTGGAATGCGTGCATCATTGCAATCCCCAAGCGACCGGGCCGCCGCCGCCCTAACCCGCCAGTCCGGGTGCTCCAGCGTCGTCAGCAACGGTGCCATCGCCGCCGTTGACTGTGTCTTGGCCAGTGCGGTGACGACCTCGCTCACAAGCAGGGCATCCCGCTCACGGAGCAGCGGCAGCAGCGCGGCTGCCGCCCGTTCATCGCCAACCTCACCCAGCGCGGTCGCTGCTTGCAACCGCAGGGCCGGCTCCCGGTCTTGCAACAGTCCGGCCAGGAACGGCACCGCTTCCGCCCGACGCATTCGCCCCAGCGCTGCCGCGGCCGCCAACCGCACCACGAGCGGTTCGGTATGCCGGAGGCGGGCCGCCACCGGGTCCAGGGCCGAGGCATGGCCAAGGCGTCCCAAGAGGCGCAGGGACTCGACGCGCAGCCCGATGTTCGGCGAATCCAGGTTGGCCAGGAGTCGCGCCGGCGTTACCCCAAGGCGCTCCAGCGTGGTTGCCGCCGCCGCCTGGATGGATGGCGTATCGTCATCGAGCGCCTCAAAAAGCAGTTCGACGGCGCGCGCGTCGCCAAGTTGACCAAAAGCGGCCATGACGGCGTGCTGGGTTGGTTGGTCGCCGGAAGCAAACAACTGCCGCAGGGTTTCAAAGGCCTTGGCGTCGCCCAACTGTCCCAGCCGAAGCGCCACGTCCACCCGTGCCAGCGGACTGAGTCCGGGGTCAGCGAGCTGGGCGTTGAGCGCGTCGGTCGTCAGACCGAGTTTTTCCAGTGCTGGCTCGATGGCCGGGACGCGCGCCTGCCGTGCCGCCAACAACAAGGGCGCGACCTGATCGCGGTCAAGCGACGCCAGAACCTCCACGTAGGCCGCCCGCGCAGCAGCCGGCGGGTCACCTTTCAGCCGCTCGATGATGGCTTCCACCGTTTCACGGGTTGGGCGCGCGCGCAGGGTCGCCGTGAAAAAGGGCTGAATTTCGGCATCCAGGAGCGGCAGCGCATCGAGGGTCTCTGCCAGTGGGGCCTGCGCACCATAGGCCGCCCAGGCCTCGGCTGCCGCCAGCCGGTGCAGCGGCGATGCCGACTGCACCATCGTCAGGAGAACGGCGCTTGCCCGCGTTTCTGGCACTTGTGCCCAGTCCTGCAAAAGCCGCAACTGCGTTGGCGCATCAAAGCGTGCGAAGTCTTCAATGACGCGCGCGCCAAACGACTGGTCGCCGGTGCGATACCAGGCTAGGGCAAGGCTACGGTCAAGTTCTGCGTCCTGCCCAAACCAGCCCGCCAGCTTGGAAACCAGTGTTTCCAGCCGCAAGCGCCCCACGTGCCTGGCCACCAGCCGTTTTTCATCGAGCGTCAGGGGCTTTTCGATGAGCTGCGTCAGAACCGGCGCAACCAGCGTGTCATCGAAGCCCTCCAGCGCACCGAGCGCAACGGCGCGGAGGACGCTGGGTTCAGCTTCGGTTGCCCGTGCCACGAGCGGAAAGCCGGCCGCATCACCGACTTGCCCAAGGGCAACGATGATCCGGGCCTGGTTATCCCAGTCTTCGCGGTCGAAACGCGCCACGAGCGCCGGAACGGCCGCAGAACAACGCTGTTGCCCAAGCCTCTGAATGGCGCGCGCGCGAACGTACCAGTGCGGGTCATCCAGGGCAGCGGGCAGCGCTGGAGCACATGGCTCGGTGTCCGCCAGGGCGGCTGCCCGCTTCGGCCAATCATCTAGGTCGGATGCGACCTGGGCCGTCACCGGACCGGCAAGCCCAGCGGTGAGTCCGAGCAGACCCCAGGCAAGTACCCATCGGCTACGCATGGCGCAATCCATCCACCGGATGCAGCGTGGCCGCCCGCCAGGCTGGATAGATGGTTGCCAGCAGGCTCATGCCAAGCGCCACGCCGAGCACGGTCAAGGTATCCCATACCGAGAAACGAAACGGCACGGATGAAATGGAATAAATCCGCTCATCGAGCTGAATGAGGGCATAGTGATCGCAAACAAGCGCCGTCGCTGCACCGAATGTTCCCCCCAGCAGCGCGCCGGCCAGCCCTAGGGCGAGTCCCTGGGCGACGAAGATGAGCAGCACGGCGCGCGGCGTCGCCCCCATCGCCCGCAGAATGGCGATGTCGCGGCGCTTTTCCGTGACCAGCAGGACCAGCGTCGTCACGATATTGAGCGCAGCAACCAGAATGACCAGCCCGATGACCACGGCAAAGGCCAGGCGTTGGAGGTTGAGTGCTGCGAAGGCGGTCCGGTTCAGCGTCGCCCAGTCTTCAATGACGTAATCCGCGCCAAGCTGGGCTTGCAGGGCGGCGGAAACCTGGCGGTACGTCTGGAGGTCGTCCAGCATCACCTGGAGCACGGTGCCTGGTGACGCTTCACCGGTGAGCCGCTGGGCGGCGTCGAGGGAGATGTAGGCCCACGCGGAATCGTATTCATACAACCCAGACTCAAACAATCCGACGACGCGGAAGGTGTAGGCGGTGGGCAGTCGT
It contains:
- a CDS encoding ABC transporter permease translates to MGYVWFIAWRYTRARRRAALSIVAGLAVIGITVGVWALTAVLAFQSGMEAELQAKILAGTAHLNVLRRGGRPLENPGDLKIQVTRLPGVRSATVTTYREALLSSGSRSAASVLKAVDLTESPDALELTRTLRDGSRLADLAPTRGPDGTELDGVILGKRLAQEANLHVGDVVEALLPQSRGELSPFGRLPTAYTFRVVGLFESGLYEYDSAWAYISLDAAQRLTGEASPGTVLQVMLDDLQTYRQVSAALQAQLGADYVIEDWATLNRTAFAALNLQRLAFAVVIGLVILVAALNIVTTLVLLVTEKRRDIAILRAMGATPRAVLLIFVAQGLALGLAGALLGGTFGAATALVCDHYALIQLDERIYSISSVPFRFSVWDTLTVLGVALGMSLLATIYPAWRAATLHPVDGLRHA
- a CDS encoding HEAT repeat domain-containing protein; the encoded protein is MRSRWVLAWGLLGLTAGLAGPVTAQVASDLDDWPKRAAALADTEPCAPALPAALDDPHWYVRARAIQRLGQQRCSAAVPALVARFDREDWDNQARIIVALGQVGDAAGFPLVARATEAEPSVLRAVALGALEGFDDTLVAPVLTQLIEKPLTLDEKRLVARHVGRLRLETLVSKLAGWFGQDAELDRSLALAWYRTGDQSFGARVIEDFARFDAPTQLRLLQDWAQVPETRASAVLLTMVQSASPLHRLAAAEAWAAYGAQAPLAETLDALPLLDAEIQPFFTATLRARPTRETVEAIIERLKGDPPAAARAAYVEVLASLDRDQVAPLLLAARQARVPAIEPALEKLGLTTDALNAQLADPGLSPLARVDVALRLGQLGDAKAFETLRQLFASGDQPTQHAVMAAFGQLGDARAVELLFEALDDDTPSIQAAAATTLERLGVTPARLLANLDSPNIGLRVESLRLLGRLGHASALDPVAARLRHTEPLVVRLAAAAALGRMRRAEAVPFLAGLLQDREPALRLQAATALGEVGDERAAAALLPLLRERDALLVSEVVTALAKTQSTAAMAPLLTTLEHPDWRVRAAAARSLGDCNDARIPPALALALRDASALVRFYARQSLLKLAAAPTDALLRLVERREPRGWYGAYEVLQQLAPEAAREALLRQLDAPDPSARALAAALLPAYQDQPTLDALLRRLDSENRFSARWWLARAIGTFGETARESAVKRARSKQPRLRADAMRVLGWLPPNPESRTVLREALADADAQVRSAAVEALGRLGDVAALAPLLARQAGEFTVTLDELADALLACGDPGRNLLRQAVTRSDAAVRAVLLQRLGEDGNPDVLPLLLDAIRDASPVVRRAARLGLERQSDDRAAQALRAMPETLP